From the Calonectris borealis chromosome 4, bCalBor7.hap1.2, whole genome shotgun sequence genome, one window contains:
- the CISD2 gene encoding CDGSH iron-sulfur domain-containing protein 2, with product MVLESLARIVKVQLPAYLKRLPLPESLGGFIRLTVSEWLRLLPFLGVLALLGYLAVRPFLPKKKQQKDSLINLKIQKENPKVVNEINIEDLCLTKAYCRCWRSKTFPVCDGSHNKHNELTGDNVGPLILKKKEV from the exons ATGGTGCTGGAGAGCCTGGCCCGCATCGTCAAGGTCCAGCTGCCCGCGTACCTCAAGCGCCTGCCGCTGCCCGAGAGCCTCGGCGGCTTCATCCGCCTCACAg TTTCAGAATGGCTGCGGTTATTGCCTTTCCTGGGTGTGCTGGCCTTGCTCGGTTACCTCGCTGTTCGTCCGTTCCTCCCcaagaagaaacagcaaaaggatAGCTTGATTAACCTCAAAATCCAGAAGGAAAATCCAAAAGTAGTGAATGAAATAAACATTGAAGATCTGTGCCTCACTAAAGCTTACTGCAGGTGTTGGCGTTCTAAGACG ttccctGTCTGTGATGGCTCCCACAACAAGCACAATGAATTAACAGGAGATAACGTAGGTCCATTAATACTCAAGAAGAAAGAAGTATAG